From a region of the Zingiber officinale cultivar Zhangliang chromosome 10B, Zo_v1.1, whole genome shotgun sequence genome:
- the LOC122029246 gene encoding bax inhibitor 1-like, with the protein MAYKGRRENTPSLLARRLRSVFIVRRERDREEREMDAFFQSRSQSHGGWTRNSFKNFGQIPSNVQNHMMLVYLTLCCALAASVAGAYLHILMNIGGFLTMMGCFGSIMCLLSMPPYEEKKRFGLLMAASAFEGASIGPLIRLSIEFDSRILLKPLTASDLVATS; encoded by the exons ATGGCGTATAAAGGGCGAAGGGAGAACACGCCTTCTCTCCTCGCCCGGAGACTTCGATCTGTTTTCATTGTTCGCCGAGAGAGagatagagaagagagagagatggATGCGTTCTTCCAATCCCGATCTCAGTCCCATGGCGGATGGACTCGGAATTCCTTCAAAAATTTTGGTCAGATCCCTTCGAATGTTCAAAATCATATGATGCTG GTTTACTTGACGCTATGTTGCGCGCTCGCGGCATCAGTGGCTGGAGCTTATCTCCACATTTTGATGAACATTGGCGGATTTTTGACGATGATGGGTTGCTTTGGTAGCATCATGTGTCTGCTTTCCATGCCTCCATATGAAGAG AAGAAGAGGTTTGGGCTTCTGATGGCCGCATCTGCTTTCGAGGGGGCTTCCATTGGCCCTTTGATTAGGCTTTCCATTGAGTTCGACTCCAG AATTCTTCTGAAACCTTTAACAGCAAGTGATTTAGTAGCAACATCTTGA